The Prionailurus bengalensis isolate Pbe53 chromosome E4, Fcat_Pben_1.1_paternal_pri, whole genome shotgun sequence region tcataataaaaaccctcagcaaattAGGAAGAGAACTTCTTTAATCTGACAAAGGGCAtgtatgaaaaacctacagctaacatcatatttaataatgaaatatgCTTCCCCACTAAGGAACAATATAAAACTACTCACCACTTctatactgatgcataggggcacttgtaccccaatgtttatagcagcactctcaacaatagccaaattatggaaagagcctaaatgtccatcaactgatgaatggataaagaaattgtggtttatatacacaatggagtagtactacatggcaatgagaaagaacgaaatatggccctttgtagcaacgtggatggaactggagagtgtgatgctaagtgaaataagccatacggagagagacagataccatatgttttcactcttatgtggatcctgagaaacttaacagaaacccatgggggaggggaagaaaaaaaaaaaaaaagaggttagagtgggagagagccaaagcataagagattcttaaaaactgagaactgagggttgatggggggtgggagggaggggagggtgggtgatggttattgaggagggcaccttttgggatgagcactgggtgttgtatggaaaccaatttgacaataaacttcatatattgaaaaaaaaaaaaaactactcacCACTTCTATCTGCCATTACGGTGGAGACTCTAGCCAAGGCaatttggcaagaaaaagaaacaaaaggcatccgtATTGAGAttaagtaaaactgtctttattcacaaaCAACATGAATCTTGTAtacagaaaattctaaggaattcactgaaaaatgagaataaacaagttcagcaaggtCACACAATACAAGAACAATATATACTCACaacaaagaatccaaaaaatgaaattaacaaagcAATCCAAATGTATAAAAGTGCAAGCATATTTTTGAAAGGCgcatctttaaaaacacaaaacacataaaattatctTCCTGTCATTATGTAGAACAGATGTACATGTAACTCTACTTTGAAACTGCCTGGCTACTTatctatacaaaataaaataattttcacttattttggaaaaaaaacccattctcaatagcataaaaaaatacttaggaataaatttaacaaaaataaaagtgcaatacttgtatgctgaaaactataaaacactgttaaaatggaaattctgaaatggaaagatatcccgtGTACATAGATTAGAAAACTTAATATAATTATGATGGCAGtactccccaaactgatctacagattcaacacaacccctatcaaaatcccagctaattttttttacagaaattgaccagctgaccttaaaattctttggaaatgcaaaagacccagaataatcaaaacaaccttgaaaaataGGACAAAGCTGGAGGACTCACACTCCCCGATTTCAAAATgcactacaaagctacagtaatcaagacagtgtggtacggtggggcctgggtggctcagtcagttaagcatctgacttctgattttggctcagatcatgatctcaccattgtgggatcgagacccatgttgggctctgcactgagcatggagtctgcttggaattctctctccctctctctctgcccctcctctgctcgcacgcaccctctttctaaataaactgaaaaaacaaaacaaaacaaaacaaaaaagtgtggtactggcataaggactgacatcaatgaaatagaattgagagtcccaAAATAAACATCTGTGGCCAAATGacttctgattcctttttttttttttttttttttgccaattgacttttaaaacaacagtcttttcaataaatggtactagAACAAATGGATATCCTTATGCAAAATGATTAATTTGGATGCTTACTTCACCCCATACATAAAATACTcaaattggggggcacctgggtgctcagctgggtgagtgtccaactcttggttttcagctcaggtcatgatctcccgattccTGAGATCttgccccacatcgagctctgcgcttccagtgcagagcctgcttgggattctccccctctctctgacccgcccccgcttgcatgctctctcttcaaataaataaacttaaaaaaaaacttcaaaatggattacagacctaaatTTAAACCTAAAATTATAAGATCCTTAAAAAAACATAGGAATAATTCTTTGGGACCTTAGATTAAGCAACAGTTTCTTAGACACAgcaccaaaagcacaagaaataaaataactgataaattggacttcatcaaaattaaaaacttgcatTTTGAAAGTAAATGAGTTCACTCTGGTATTTCCAATTCAAATTTAACATTACAGAGTTTCTACTTAGCTTACTTTATAAttgtatgtcttttcttttacACTCAAAATCTTGGTAATATTGTTACATGTTTTATCTTATTACAAACAGTGGTAAAACAACAATACCAATATTATTAATCACAAGATAACTGAGTGCAACTTAAATTCCTTTGCTGCTCTTCTTTTCCTAAGACATAGCTGACAATGTACGTCAAAATACTAGGATTTAAAGatgctaaaaataattatttgtgtgATTATGACAAGAACTTAATATAGTTAGgttcatttgttttcaatttttaagattgccttttctttttgatctaaTTTTCAGAACTATATAAaacacttaggggcacctgggtggcgcagtcggttaaagcgtccgatttcagccaggtcacaacctcgcggtctgtgagttcgagccccacgtcaggctctgggctgatggctcagagcctggagcctgtttccgattctgtgtctccctctttctctgcccctcccccattcatgctctgcctgtctctgtcccaaagataaataaacgttgaaaaaaaaaattaaaaaacaaaacaaaacaaaaaacacttaaatGGTTCCAAACtataaaaaaggaacattcagGTAAGTTTTAACTTTAATTTCTGTCCCCCTTACCcagttccttccttccccctaGTTAGTAACCATTTTTATTAGTTGGTTTATTCTTCCATTGGTTTTTGGAAACAtaaggaaatacacacacatattcatatttCACCCATTCCATCCATAACAGACAGCACACTGTCCACAAGTTGCTCTTTCACATAACATATCCTAGAGATCAAGATCACTCCATGGTAatgttttcactcctgtgtggatcctgagaaacttaacagaagaccatgggggaggggaaggaaaaaaaaaaatggttagagagggagggagccaaaacataagagactcctaaaaactgagaacgaactgagagtttatggggggtgggagagaggggagggtgggtgatgggtattgaggaggacacctgctggaatgagcactgggtgttgtatggaaaccaatttgacaataaatttcatattaaaaaaataaataaataaaatgaatattttagtcaaaaaaataaaaataaaaaaactataaaaaaaaaggatcactCCATGGTAGTATTAGATTATCTTCCACAAACCTTTTTATGGTTACATAGTGGTAATTCATTGTGTCGctataccataatttattcaaaCAAACCCCATGGGATGGGCACttggattgttttcagttttgctaCCAAACACCATTGCAATAAATAGCCTTATACGGGCTTCATTTATATTTTGCCAGGGAGTTTTGGGGATAGAATTCTAGAAATGGGATTGCTTGTCAAAGGGTAAATCCTACAACATTTTGCTAGATATTGCTAATTTCTCCACTGAATTTGTACCATTTCTAACAATCTTTTAACTGTTTTCCCTTTCACTCTTGTCCACCTATAATTCATTCTCCCTCATATCTTATAAAATACAGATTAGGTAATATTCTCTCCTGCTTAAAACTTCAATGGCTTCCCACTGCATTTAGAATGAAATCCAGCCTCTTCACAAATAGCTACAAAAACTTAGATGACGTAGATCCTGCCTCTTTCTATCAAGATTAGGTTTGGCTATGAGCAAGAGACCCAAAATGTCTTTAAGCACCAGCTTGCACAAGATAAAAGTTTACCTCTCTGACACACAGGTCCATAGGAAGACTGCCCAAGGGTGGCACTGGGGTTCAGCCTCAAGAAGTCCTCAAGGCACAAACTCGTTTCAGGCCATGTTCCACCATTCCTATGACCTGACCTGCATCCCCGTGACCAAAAAGAGTGGCTAGAATTCCAGTCATTATATGTGTTCCAAGCAGCAAAGATGGCAGAATAAGAAAAAGCCAAGGGGTAGTATATGTCTGCTGTTTTTTAAGGAAGATTCCTGATCCTTCCATTTATATGCCATGGGTCAGAACTTAGTCATAGGACTACACCTACCTATGAGAAAGGCCAGAAAAGACCATCTTTATTCTGGACAACCACATGCTCAGTCAAAAATTGGGAGACATACCCATGGAATAAGTCTCTGCTGCACAATCTCTTCAGTCTCATCTAATACTACTCCACCCTGACTTCCTTCAGCCACACAGACTTCCTTTATTCCTCAAATAAGCCAACCTCTTACCCATCTCAAAGCCTTTGCTCTCGCCATTTCACCTGCCTAGCAAACCCTTCCACAGATCTTCACACAGCTTCACTGGTTCCCTCAGCATTCAGgacccagctcaaatgtcacctacCCAGAGAGACCCCCTTTCCATATTGTACTGCCTTAAGTATTTATCTCcacagaaattatttattttttgccttcctccactagaatgtaatTTCCAAATGACAGGGATCTTTTTTGTCTTCACTGCTATACCCCTGTTACCCAATACAATTCTAAGTACACAGCAGGAACTTAATATTAGTTAAATTAATGACTGTCtcactccaaagcccatgctttttCCACTATCTCTGCTGTTCCTAGTATATgtgaaataatattccattccaaaAGTTAACCTTTTAGAAAGACAGCCTATTAATTTCCTttcaaacaacttttaaaaaagagtttctaaagtaaaacaaaatgttcCCATACTCCATAAATTAAAACAAGAGATTTAAACATAGCATCTTGGGCAAGTCTCCTAAGTTGTTCAATCTCAtagttttcatctataaaatggaagattTGGTTAAAATACATTTACTTAACCTGCAGACATttaccaagcactgtgctaaagcAAAATTAGGGACATGAAAGTTAAACAAGATAACTGCTGCTCTCAAAAGAGGCTCACAGGTCCCTTTCAATTCTATAAGTATGGTTCTATATAATTGCTGGTTTGTAACCTTTGTGCTACAGAAAAAGCCTATGACTTCTCATTGCTGAGACATTAATTAAAGATCTGCCACCAAGACACTGATAAACACGCTGcttcattttaaaagtgaatatttaattCAACATTGCAATAAGAATTGAACAGCATTAAAAACAGAAGCATATTAGTGgctttaataaatgtatattaatttttagtttcctttGGAGAGGATTTTGATTGCCAACTCTCTACAGTGAAATGATAGTAGGAAAATGTCTTTAGAAGACAGAAATTCTCTCTGAATCCAAGTCTAAAATGCTTAAAAGGGattaaagctttttaaagacCCAAATCAAAAACACTCAATATTAGAGATATCTCATTTGAATTCTAAAAATTTGATATAAGATGGCCCAAGAAAATAACAACTCAGCATTTTCTAAAGACTGGCCTCCCAGATCATCGTGACTATTATATGAACACCTGGGTGTGATTCATTCGCTACCACCTTCTTTGTTCTAGATCCTTCTTGGCTTCTATCTGGGCAATTCCAAAGGCACTGAGAGGAAAACAGATGCAGATATAGATGCATGTTTCTCCTGCAGTTCCTCTCAGCATAGAAATTAGGCAAATAATCTGTGAGGAAAAAGTTATATAAtccataatttatatttatagttcCCACAAGACCTCAATCAATTTGAAAAATTGCCAGTTCTGTCAAATATGCCAAGATTCCAATGAGGTATTtatgacacagaatctgaaaaaaaacaaacaaaaaaaaattaaagttagaaTTAATTATTATAACAAAGCAGTTTGATAAAAATTCCAGGCTTATTTTAAATTCCGTATCTGCAATCTTAAGATCAACCCATACCACTGTGGCTCTAAGTCAAATAGATTTTACTTAATGAAGACTACTaactttaataaatatacaaCTATTAGTCAATGGTGCTTAGAAATAACTAGACTAAGGTTCTTATTTATCCTGGCTTCCACAGTTAGGCTATCTGCCTAAGAAgtaaggggagagaagggaatccATGAATCGCTTGGATCTACATTTCTAGAAAAAGGTTCCATAGCTTCCTTCTTCTCAAAGGGATATAGACTCCAAAAGTACcttgtagaggggcacctggatggcttagttggttaagtctctgactcttgattttggctcaggtcatggcctcacggttcatgggtttgagccctgcaacggCCTTCATGCTGACAATGAGAACCccgcatgggattctctctctctctctctcaaaataaataaacatttaaaaatgaaaaaaaactttttttttaaaaagtatcttgtAGAAACTAAGCAGGTGGCAGAAACCTGGCTGACACATCATTCTTGACAGCAGTACACTGTTGCAGTTAAAAGCAGAAGCtttggggagcccgggtggccagtcagttgagtgtcctccGCCtggtttcagcgcaggtcatgatcccagggtcttgggatagagccccgtcaggctccgcactgatagcgtcaagcctgcttaggattctctctctccctctctctcgtccCCCCAgctcactttttctctcaaaataaacaaacgttaaaaaaaaaaaaaaaaaaaaaaaaaaaaagcataagctTTCGAGTCAGATGACTGGGTTCAAATGCAAAATCTACTTATTACCTGTGTGATATGAGGGAACCTACTTATTCCCTGTGTTAGTTTTCTCTTTACAACCTATGGAAATAGGTTGTTGTGAAAAACTAAATGAGacaatatacataaaatgcttaaaaatggcTGGCACAatcagtgcttaataaatgttagttatcatCATGGCATTATGCAAAGCTACAAGCCAGTTACTGTCTTACATTATTAAGAGGGGCTCTTAGATTTACAATAGACCAGATAAAATAAATGTGCTTAAGAACCACCTTTATCTTCATAAGAACACATTTtacaaaacagtttttaaatgtagtttacTAATGGAGTGTGagcatatgaaaacaaaattttaaaatatattaagaccTCACGAACACTGAATTCTGAGGTgctaaaatggaattttttccctttataatttcaaaataacatgATATAATCTTTCAAATGTTTTACTGCAAATcagagtaagaaataaatttaacatcaTGATCCAGTACAAGCAAATGTATACCCTTACCACATGTgatactcatttttatattttcaattatatttctttgtttttaatgtttatttacttttgagagagagagcgagagagagtgagagagagtgagcaaacaCAATTGAGGGaggtatagagagagagggaaacacagaatcagaagcaggctccacgctcagagctgtcagcacagagcctgatgcagggcttgaactcatgaactgcaagatcatgatctgagctgaagtcagatgcttaaccagctgagccacccaggcacccagatttcttttgttttttaaagctgttcTCTTCCCATCATTTTCCAACCTACTATTGCATTATGACTTTCAGTTCGAAAAACACTAATATAGTGCTTATAGAGCATGAACTTTTTGGAACCTAAGAGATAAGCACTCAAATATTGACTCCTCTTCTTACCAAACTATCTTGCAGGTATCACTAAAACCTATCTTggccttgtttccttgttttaaaaataaaatgtggataaaaATACCTACTACAGGGTTGCTCTGAAGATTAAAATTAAGgtctattggggcacctgggtggctcagtcagttaagcttctgactttggctcaggtcatgatctcacagttcatgagttcaggccccgcattggactctgtgctgacagctcagagcctagagcctgcttcagattctgtgtttccctctctctggcccttcccagcTCACTGGCCCTCCCagctcacgctcagtctctctctcataaataaatacattaaaaaagaattaaaaaagaaaaacatttaaaattaagatCTATTAAAATCCTAGCTCAGTGACAAGACCAATATTCAGAGTGTTTACTGTAGCCATAGtttgatacattttaaatatattgatatattttattatatttaggtACCTACTCtcagtttatttctgagatttcCTCTAATAAATACTTTGCAgagagtaggggtgcctgggtggctcagttaagcacccaacttcggctcaggtcatgatctcatggttcatgagttcaaggcctgtgtcaggctctgtgctgacagcttggaggctgaagcctgctttagattctgtgtctccctttttctctgcccctcccctgctcacactctgtctctctttcaaaaataagtaaaacattaaaaaaaaaaacttcctagaGAATAAAACAATGTCAATTATTTCTTTGCCACTAGAGACAGAAAAGTCTAAAATATAAAGATGTCATCTTAGTTAGGTATTTCTGGCTATAATTTTCTGATCTAACACAAAAAATCCTCTGTTGCTCTgataattatttcaaagtttgAGGAAACATAACTCTGAAAGTTTCAAAGttactgtattcattttattacCAAAGCCTGTAGCACACAGTATATAGTATCCTTCCATTACAGAGCTGCATCTAAAGGCTGAAGACTTTCTAGCAAATCATTTATAAAGCATAAAATCTCTCTACTGTCTCGAATTAGCATTCAAACGTGTTTCTTCAATGTGGAAAATACAATCTCtatacattttgaaaactatGCAGTAAGAAAAAATTACCTAGCTAGATATGTTCAAACTAACCTTTATTTTTCCATCAGTATGTGCTGAAGCTACAGATGTTGAAACACGGACCAATCTTGTGGCTgataaatgaattttgaaatgcCTATGGAAGTGTGAATAAAGGCAGTCCATGAATAAGTCAACTTCCTCCTGAGTAACTTCCCCAGGTGTTTTGTGGACGCTGTCCCACAAAGCTTTTGCATCCTCTGGATGTATGGCATAAGAAATGTCCAGACTTTGAGGGCTACACGGTACAGACCAAAGAAATTCAGTAGTAGCCATATATTGGTCCATTTTGCATGCAGTCCACATAGCAGCCATCCAGGAAAGATTAAACGCATTGATTGCTAAGGAACTGAAATGACAATCAAAAGTTTCCTGAAACCAGGTTCCAACTATGGCTGTATTCGTCTCTGCTCCATTTGCAAGAAATAAAGGTACACAGGTGAAATCTTCTGGAACAGTCTCCAGAAGACTGTCTCCAAATACACAGCAGAACCAACCAGTCCACAACACTTTTTGTCCTCTGTTCTCTGATGGTAATTGAGATTTTGACAgaatctacaaagaaaaaaacgGGGGAGTTCATTAAATGCAAAAGTACCTTTACTCTTAAGTTACACCTTCTCAAAattagtacattaaaaaataagaagatatatTGTATTATTTGCCAAAAAAACATAATGGGAATAATCTCCCTAATCATTATTAGGGTTTATCAAGTTAACTGACTTTCCtcctaatattttttcttttttttttttttttttttttgagagccagGGAGCATGTAAGTGGGAAGAGGGGcaaggggtggggtggtggggtagggaggaagagagaggaagagagagaaagagagagagagagagagagagagagaaagagagagagagaatcttaagcaggctccatgctcagcatggacctcaatgtggggctcaataccacaagcctggaatcacgacctgagcctaaatcaagagtcagacgctcaactcactgagccacccaggcactcctacctCTTAATATTCTTATTAGGACATGGTATATGGCAAGATCTTGGTGCAGCCAAAAtgcaaaataagcaaattaagGAATGCCAATATGGTATAACCAAGTATGCTATCCTTGGCGGGGAGAGGGGGCCCTCAAAATTTCAACTTCAGAAGGGACTATAAAAAGTCACATATTCAATGTGTTTAAATTCTTTCATTGAGGAAGAATTCAGGATTTCCTAAGGCAGCTCTACCAACTTAAAATTGTTCTTTCATATGTTAGGCACACAGTATCTACCACAGgtcctgctttcttctttatgtGCATGTAGAACAAATCAAATCTAATCTCTCTTCCACAGAAAAAAGCCCTTCAAATATCTGATAATCCCAATCATATGTAATGCCAGGTTCAACATCTCCAGTTTCTTTAACCATTCCTTCTATGATACACACATTATCCTGCTTACTCTGAAATTCTTCTGCATGAGAGTCATTCATAAGTGAGTGTAATTACTTCAAAAAGACCTAGATTATACTACTACTAATATAACCTTAGATTgcagttttctaatttttagttGACAGCTTTAAATTATCCTTATTCATCCTTGCTGTTAATAGGTAAATCTCCCATAATATATAGAGGAATATtgtattcttattaaaatttcacTCTCAATTTGACCCATTGTGCCAATCCATTCAGATTTTTTAGAATCTTGATTATATTTTCCAGCAGACTGACTAACCCTTCAAACTTCAAATTTATAAACTACATGACAAACATACCTTCCAGATAttcatagaagttttatttttaacctttatttatttttttgagacagagagagacagagcatgaatgggggagggtcagagacagagggaggcacagaatccgaaacaggctctaggctctgagctgtcggcacagagcccgacgcggggctcggactcacagaccgcgagatcgtgacctggctgaagtcggacgcttaaccgactgcgccacccaggcgccccaagatattcATAGAAGTTTTAAAGTTTGACCAGGATAAGGTGAAGAACACAGCCCAGTATCAGATCCTGTTAGAgatcatcatttaaaaagttacttttagCATATTTTGCCTTCTTGTTCAAGAGACTACAAGCGATTCTCAAAAACCTTAAAGCCCAGCCAGACATGTCTATCACACTTGTATAACCTAAAATTCCGGGAACCCTGTGAAGAAATGAGTTTTAATTTGCGAACTATTAGGACACTCTGCTAAGAGTTCAAGAGGTCATTTCTATTCTGCACAGGAACAGTTGCTTACCTGTTGACATGCAAATCACATCACTTCTCTGGGAAATCAACTGCTTCATTTGACAAAGACTGCTGTCTACCCAGTACCTACTTTTCCTTCCACAATAAAACTGTGCTTTTAATGAGATGCTTTTAAGGAGGTAGCAAAGTacccactaaaaaagaaaaatttcctagTCTGTCTTCCAACAGGGATGCAAAAAGAAGTGGTTGGGTCTTAGCAGTCTCGTTAAAAACTTACTCAGGCAGGCATCCTATTTGCCCTTCCCATCTTCCCCCTACTTCCTCCTGCCTGGAACTTGCATCTAATATTTAGCGCTTCAAGAGCCATATTAGACTCCAAAGTGACTTTAAGGATGGAAGCCATGCACCAAGGATGATACAGAAGATAGAAGGAGCCTAAGTTATTAATTCATGAAGCATACACCAGTCTTAAACAGCTTACTCCACTTTTTTTGTAAGACAAATAaacctcggggcacctggatggctcagtcggttgagcgtccaacttcggctcgggtcatgttctcacggcccgtgagttcgagccccatgtcgggctctgtgctgacagctcagagcctggagtctgcttcggattctgtgtctccctctctcgctgtgcccctccctcattcatgctctgtctctctctctcaagaataaataaaacatttaaaaaaaaattttttttaaataaaaagacaaataaacctCTATTAATTAACCTCAAGATAGGCATCTAATTCACTGTTATTTAGGCTTTCTGTTTTATGCAGCTAAACCTACCCCTAAGACTCCTGAAGATCCTTGCCAACACCAGATCTATACCAAGCGTCAGCAAATTCTTTCTGTAAGAatcagacagtaaatattttaggctttgtaagCAACCACTCAAATGTGCTGtcgtagcacaaaagcagccatacacaataatgtaaacaaatgaaaggaGTTCTGTTCCAATAAAATCTTATTTagaaaaacatcaacaacaaaaaacaaaaacaagcagcaAATCAGATTTGACCTGCAGGCCACAGTTTTCTAACCCAATCtatacagataaacaaaattagaTCTTTTCACGATTTCAGAATTTAATTTGTGGTGACTATGAGTTAACTCAGAATAAACAGAAGTAGCAGGCATGAATAATAAATCCAGTTTCTTAATAAATCAAGATAGTCATATTACTTTTAAGTAAGAGTAACtgaacatttcacaatatataatgatatgttacttttattttttatttttcatttttttaagagtgtgcatatgtgtgtgcaagtgaggggggatgggaggagagggagaatttcaagcagactccatgagcccaatgcagggttcaatcccacaaccttgggatcatgacctgagccaaaatcaagagtcagatgctcaactgacagagtcacccaggggccccatgttacatatttgttttttgctaaaattccacttctaggaatttggTCCTAGTAAAAACCATAGAATTACACAGATATACTTATAAAATGTAGAATTCTTAATGATATGAGTAATTACctatgacattattttttttttttaaaagccataatgCAAAAGTATGGGCAATATGATCCCAATTTTAATAGATCCAGATAGCCAGACAGAtgtgtctatgttcatgagagagaTCAATCTGTCGTTTCTTAAATAATCTTTGTCTaattttggtattagggtaacaCTGGCCTGGCAGAATGAGTTAGAATGTACTCCCTCTGGTTCTATACTCCAAAGAGActatagaattaaaataatttcttccttaattaaACTTTTGGCAGCTTTTACCAGTGAGCTTATCTGGGCCTGGCGCTTTCTATTTTGGAAAGTTATTAATTATTGGTTCAattaagaaattgaattggttcaAGAAACTGAATTGATTcaattaataaattaagaaattgaACCAATAATTAATAACTTTCCAAATGAGAAGCTTACTCAGGTTGTCTATTGCCAAACAGATGTATGCCAAAATGTTAaactgtggtttttaattttctttgtatttttatgtattttctaagttttataaaataaatattatatcataatcatgatattatatcataatcattatatcataatcatgatattatatcataatcattatatcataatcatttattttagaaaaaccttttttttaatgtttatttacttttgagatagagagacagagtgtgagtgagcaaggggtagagacagagggagacacagaatccgaagcag contains the following coding sequences:
- the CENPL gene encoding centromere protein L — protein: MDPYDTPESTPRHGASSRLKDYFIGATPLWKRLESVRKQASFVPTPPRRKIPQCSQSQEDNDPQKFAFLLHKQWTLYSLTPLYKFSYTNLKEYSRLLSAFIAAEKQKGLAVEVGEDFNIKVTFSTLLGMKGTQRDPEAFLVQILSKSQLPSENRGQKVLWTGWFCCVFGDSLLETVPEDFTCVPLFLANGAETNTAIVGTWFQETFDCHFSSLAINAFNLSWMAAMWTACKMDQYMATTEFLWSVPCSPQSLDISYAIHPEDAKALWDSVHKTPGEVTQEEVDLFMDCLYSHFHRHFKIHLSATRLVRVSTSVASAHTDGKIKILCHKYLIGILAYLTELAIFQID